CAGTAACGCAGCTTGTGATTGAGGGCACTTTTACCACGCCACCTACCTCCCCTGCCGCTGGTACCTGTTACTGGGTTGCCGCCACCGCGACGGATGCCTGGGCCGGCAAGGAAGCGCATATCGCCGCCTGGCAGGATGATAGCTGGGCTTTCCTGGCACCCGCCGACGGTTGGCGCGCTTATGTCCGTGCGACAGGCCGATTGCAGACCTATGACGGCACGGCCTGGCAGGATCTTGCCCTGCCCGACACGGCCACCTTTTCCCGGCTTGGTATCAATGCCACGGCTGATGATACCAACCGGCTGGCAGTGTCGAGCGATGCCGTGCTTTTCAATCATGCCGGTGGCGACAACAGGTTCAAACTCAACAAGGCGGGCGAAAGCAATACAGCAACGCTGCTTTACCAATCCAATTGGCAAGGCCGCGCCGAAATGGGGCTGGCCGGGTCGGACCAGTTCAGCATCAAAGTCTGCAATGACAGTGGCAGTTGGACCACCGCCTTGCTGATTAGCGGCGACGGAACCGTCACCCAGCCCGCAAGACCCGCCGCCAGGGCCGAACTGACCAGCCCGTCCCTTGCGGTTTCCGGCGGCATGGTCACCGGCTTTAACGGGCTGGCCATCAGTCAGGGCAATGTGCTGCTTGCCACCGCGACGGCAAGCGGCAATGGCCAGAGCCTGAAAGTGCCAGTCGCCGGGCTGTACCTGATCACTGTCACCCTCTCCACAACAGCTACCAACACCTATACCACTACCGTAGTGGATAGCGCCCAGACGAGCCTCGCAAAGATGACTGTCGGCACCACCGCCGCCGCTACAGAGACCCATGCGACAGCCCTGATCACGCTGGAGGCCGGAGCGGAAATCAGCCTTTTGCATAATGGCACGGCCACATTTTCCACCACCGGTGCGGGTGTAAAATTTTCGATATTTCTAATATGATGCACACTATCGTCGTCAAAGTGGCGTAGCAAAATGGCAACAATGTTCCGAATTGAGAAAATAGACCCAAGAAGAAACATTTTCTTCAGAAGGTTAACCATTCATTAAGTTTGTTCATGACGAGCGCCCTATTTGGGACTACATAAGCCACAAGAACTTTAGTCGGGAACAAATGGCGGTGCGGGAGCAGAGGAAATACACTCGGCTCGCATCTGCACGCAACCAAGAATCTGGAACAGTCGACACCGGTATAATCGGCTCGGCTGCTCCAGGAGGGACGAGGCTGGAATGGGTGTACCGCATGCACAGCAAGGCCTTCAGGCACGTCGCATCAACCGACGACGGACACGCCTTTCAAGACATCGGATTCATCTGATTGCAAAACGAAGCCTCGACATCCTGATCTCGATCAGTGCATTGACGGTCTTGCTGCCGTTTCTCCTATCGGTCGCAGCACTGATCAAACTCACCTCCCCCGGCCCGGTCCTGTTTCGGCAGATCCGCTGGGGCCGCGACCAGCAGAAAATCCGCATCTACAAATTCCGCACCATGTATGCTGCGGAATGTGACGATAGCGGCGTGCGGCAAACCACCGAAAACGACCCCCGTATCACTGTCGTCGGTGCGGTCCTGCGGCGCACCAATATCGACGAACTTCCACAATTACTGAATGTGTTGAAGGGCGACATGTCGCTGGTCGGGCCACGCTGCCACGCGATCGGCATGTTGGCCGCCGGCATGCCCTACGAGGATCTGGTTAGCGACTATCATCACCGTCATCAGGTCAAGCCCGGTCTGACCGGCCTTGCCCAGATGCGTGGCCTGCGTGGACCAACCGGTTCCGCCGCCAAAGCCCGCGCCCGGATCGCCGCCGATCTGTTTTATGTGGATAATTTTTCGTTCTGGCTCGATATCAAGATCATTCTCGGCACCATCCATTCCGAACTGACTTGCGGCAAAGGCTTTTAAAGAGAATGGCCTCACCTGATCTGGCCGAAATTATCCGATAAAAACACCGCCAACTGTGAGCGGGACTGCAAATTCTTTCCATATTCGACAAATTTGTCTCGAAAAAACGCAAGTTCACGACCCCCGCCCAGCGGCCAAGTCCGTCCAAACGGTCTCCTGATGCCTTTGATTCGCACAGCGCGCTGCCAAAATTCAAATCTTGTCAAGTCAGAACAACTGAGTGATCACAAATTATTAAATCCAAACCGTAGGATTTCATCGAAATCAAGATTTACACAAATTTTTTTGAGTAAAAATAGATCTCTGCTGATAGTTTAACGGCAATAAAGTTTGCGATAAACCCCATATATACATAGAATTTATGCATTCTCACTTACGCTCGGCTTGTCAGAGTGTCGTCTTCATCAGAAAACGCCGTTTCTACGTGACATCAGCAGCCTTGGCCAAGTCCCTAAAA
The Allorhizobium ampelinum S4 genome window above contains:
- a CDS encoding DUF2793 domain-containing protein; this translates as MADNSPRLDLPYILPSQAQKHVTHNEALLVLDAVTQLVIEGTFTTPPTSPAAGTCYWVAATATDAWAGKEAHIAAWQDDSWAFLAPADGWRAYVRATGRLQTYDGTAWQDLALPDTATFSRLGINATADDTNRLAVSSDAVLFNHAGGDNRFKLNKAGESNTATLLYQSNWQGRAEMGLAGSDQFSIKVCNDSGSWTTALLISGDGTVTQPARPAARAELTSPSLAVSGGMVTGFNGLAISQGNVLLATATASGNGQSLKVPVAGLYLITVTLSTTATNTYTTTVVDSAQTSLAKMTVGTTAAATETHATALITLEAGAEISLLHNGTATFSTTGAGVKFSIFLI
- a CDS encoding sugar transferase, with translation MGVPHAQQGLQARRINRRRTRLSRHRIHLIAKRSLDILISISALTVLLPFLLSVAALIKLTSPGPVLFRQIRWGRDQQKIRIYKFRTMYAAECDDSGVRQTTENDPRITVVGAVLRRTNIDELPQLLNVLKGDMSLVGPRCHAIGMLAAGMPYEDLVSDYHHRHQVKPGLTGLAQMRGLRGPTGSAAKARARIAADLFYVDNFSFWLDIKIILGTIHSELTCGKGF